CCACCCTGGCGACGGCGCCGACGCAGGCCAGCGACtacctccaccctctcctccacttCGCCGCCGCCCACGTGCCGCGCAGCAAGCACAAGGAGACGCCGCTCTACATCCTCTGCACCGCCGGCATGAGGCTGCTGCCGGAGAGGTAGAGCGACCCGGGGAaccacagaacccccccccggctcccacCTGACGCCCCGTCACGTGTCCTTCAGAACCTTCGGTGATAATCCCGTTCCTTGTTTCTCTGCATCCAGCCAGCAGACGGACATCCTGCAGGACCTGGTGACCGACGTCCCCCTGCAgttcaacttcctgttttccagCTCCCACGCCGAGGTCATCTCCGGGAAACAAGAAGGTGAGGCGGTGGCGTGAGGAATGAACGTCCACGACCTTTTAACGCCTGCTGACTGCGTCCCGCCTGTCCTTTGTCCCCCGGTGTCCCCCGCTGAAGGCGTGTACGCGTGGATCGGCATTAACTTCGTGTTGGGCCGCTTCGATCACGCCGATGAAGGTGAGCGCGAAGGTGTTCAGAAGTctctcttctccatctccagcaAAGTTGATTCTGTGGAAGTCTGTCAGCCTCCAGACTCCTTTGACAAAAGCATCGTTTTACCTGTGAGGACACAagagctgctgctctgcctcaATCAACTAGATCGCTATATAATGTGACCTTTGTGTTTCTAGGCTCAGGGTCAAGGGTCAGTTTGTCACTCAGTAACTCCAACAAACTGCCGACCAGCATGAGCAGGGAGACATGGGAGGAGATTTTCCTTTGGGTTCGGTTTTTCCGAATGCAGGTTCTGTGATTTAAAatgagtgtttttctcaaaggaGTCTGGTGTCTAAAGCGATGAAAGTATTGTGAATACAGCTGaacattactttgttttttctctcttgtaaCGTCCACTAATGACTCTAATATGGACTCTAAATAACGTCTCCGTGTTCCTCAGAAGACGTGACAGTCGAGGTGACGACGGGCGCTCAGAACCAGCAGCCGATGAGCAGGCGGCGCACGGTGGGCATCATGGATATGGGCGGAGCCTCGCTGCAGATCGCCTACGAGGTGCCGAGCGCCATCACCTTCAGCTCGCCGCAAGAGGTGAGCGGGAACACTGCAGGTGATCGGGTGATCGGGGCTGAGCCGTGAttgacgtttaaaaaaaaatgggtcTTTTTGTTTCAGGAGGAGGCGGGAAAAAGCGTCCTGGCCGAGTTCAACCTGGGCTGCGACGTGGAGCACACGCAGCACGTCTACCGGGTCTACGTCGCCACCTTCCTCGGCTTCGGGGGGAACATGGCCCGGCAGCGGTACGAGGACCGCCTGCTCAACGGCACCGTGGCGAAGAACAGGTTCGGACTCTCTCCTCCAGAACCGGACCGGAACTCCGCCCCTGGTTGCGGTTGCTCTTTTTGATGAAGGGCCACGGGTGagctcttcctctcccccctcgcaGGTTCCTCGCCTCGCAGACGGGCCTGAGCGAGGAGCAGCCGTACCTGGACCCCTGCCTGCCCGTCAGCGCGGCGGACACCGTCGTCAGGGACAACCGCACCGTGTACCTGAGGGGCCGGGGCGACTGGGCCCGGTGCCAAGAGGCCGTGCGACCTTTCCTGGGCCTCCACAACGGCACCATGTCGCCGGGCGGCGTCTACCAGgtaccccccccatcccccccctcaCTGGATCACCTGGATCCTCACGATGCCGGATCACCTTTAATCCCATGttgtttcccccttttttttttttaggcgcCCATCAATTTCAGCAACAGCGAGTTCTACGGCTTCTCCGAGTTCTTCTACTGCACAGAGGACGTCCTGAGGATGGGGGGGCCGTACGACAGCCACAAGTACTCCAGAGCCGCCACGGTACCCGTTTCCTCTCCGCCAGTCAGAAGTCGGCGCGGCTGCTTGATGGCAGGAGGCTGACggtttgtttctctgcaggaTTACTGCCTCACCAGGTGGTCCGTCCTCCAGCAGCGTCTGGACAACAAGCTCTTCTCCCAGCAGGCCGACGTCAGCCGCCTCAAGTCAGTGCTCCTCTCGTTGGGAGgggttctttcttttgtttaatcagtgtatatatatatatatcgatatATATATCTCAGTAGCGGCCAACCAGTTTCAGTGAACATctcagtatgattcaatgcaaaaaagggtatcaaacatGCATTATTACTTACATTATTACAGTTATTTGCAACATTTCttatcttattcaaacaattcagtatatcaatgaatgaatatatataaataaaacaatgtgtatatatatatatattgagatgAACCCGATcagttgaggaaagaccaactcaaaagccccacaaaacacacaaagaattattttggataaaatgtgtctgttttcatCCACTTCCCGGTATAATTTACAGGCAATACTACAAGTTTTCCTTGTTCAACAGCAATTGGTACTGAATTAGAATCGTTATAGAACGTGTGAGTTAATAGATTGACTTTAGATGAATAAGAGTAAACACTATTATCCTTTGTAGGAGATGCTTCGTGCCTCTGAAAGTTGAGTTTAAGACGTGGTGAGAGGACAGCTGCTGCCAGATGTGTCCCCGCAGATAGATATTAGATTTACTGGAATGGTTACCACATGTCGCGGGTTTGTTTTGGGGTGTAAACGTGTTGTTTAGCACCACAAGGAGGCGCTGCTGAGTCACGTCTGCGTCTCgtctcacttcctggttgtaaagtctcgcgtgtgttgcagagcgattcacctccagaacaacaggtggagtcacgtgtttctgttgaagacgacctgcagagtcacgtctgtgtgtggaagtcgttggtggctttatttattgatcatagactttattgccccgtgcgtccacactgctgcttttcatcaaggacacatttgccccgtattttcctccacgactttgttcccctcgtttgtggagatctccctccatgaatcagaggccgtccggcgtcctcatagtccgccagtgacggcttgtacaagcgctcatatttaaaagctcttcaatctgatctgttctctcgtcgacgttcttccttttaataacggccgtattgtgctgtgaaaacggagacgtgagactccgtaaaggacgtagtcagcagaccaatcacagcctggtgctgcaggacgctgcgtcgctttagacgctagtctataaaaatgggtcgacgcacacaaggaggtgtgaaaagacacgcaggggacacgcgAGGGGACACGGGACTCTTgcgtctctgaaaacgcaggagcataaactaggcttcacGCGCTCTTCTTTTGCTCTAAAGCACTGATGTGTGATCTGGTGACGCGCGTGTTCTCAGGTATCAGTGCTTCAAGTCGGCCTGGATGTACGAGGTGCTGCACTCCGGCTTCCGCTTCCCCCCCGACTACCAGAACCTGAAAACGGCCCAGCTGGTCCACGACAAGGAGGTCCAGTGGACTCTGGGAGCCATCCTCTTCAAAACCCGGTTCCTGCccctcaggtaacacacacacacacacacacacacacacacacacacacatgaagacagGTGACTACGATCTCACTACTGCAGAGGTGAAAGGATAAATAAAGAACACGGCTGCCCTCCGTCTTCCGTCCCTGGACGTAGATGAATACACTACGATCgagatgtgacctctgacccctccctGCAGGGACCTGCGGCAGGAGGTGCTGAGGCAGAACCACCCCAGCTGGCTGCGCTCCTCCTTCGTCTACAACCACCACCTGTTCTCGCTGTGCATCCTGGTGGTGCTGCTCGCCATCCTGCTATACATCCTGCGCCTGCGGAGGATCCACCAGCGCGAGCAGCGGCAGGCCGACACCCTCAACCTGCTGTGGGCCGAGGAGGGGGAGGCCCTCCTCccgtgagggggaggaggagcccgGAGAGTCTGTTCATCGCCGCGGCAGCTCGTCCTCTGCGTCTCTCCGGGGGACGGAGGGGAGTCCACGCGGCACAGCAGGGACTCCACAAGTAACTCCGTGGGAGAGCGTAGCCACTTAGCATGCTAACGTCGGCTAATTAAATGTTAAACATCTTAAGGGCAGCGTTGCCTCTCGTGATTCTTCAcggtttcttcctcttttgttgtGGGAGAGTTTGTATATTTTTGTAGGGTTGTATTCCAGATGTGTCTGCATCTGGTGACACGCCAGAACATTCCTTGATTTGATGCTCCGACGCCACTTGTGATGatgtttgtatgtgtggggGGCAGCAAAGAAGCCCCCTTCAGGGCGGATTTGAAACACTCTCAATGCAATAACTCCTTGAATAGAGAGCGTGGTTCGTGACGTCTGACGCGGTTTCTGAAATCGCCatttatgaggaaaaaaaagccacaaaaaGAAGCATTTCAAAGCTGTAACTGAGGCCAGTTGTTTGTTCTTACGTAACGTGCAAACTGCACAGATGTGCTGACTgtgcagatgcagagaaagCATGACGATACAaatgtgagcagcagcagctgaagctTCCAGAGGAGTCGAATGACGCGTTGATCCCACTGTGGGAAGGTTTTCTACCCAATGAGGGGGCctctgttctcacacacacacacacacacacaggcctcctATTGGCGGTGACGCTGATGCGTCCCGACACTCACCTGTCAAACTGTCCccgtgtgtttgtccttgtctcAGCTCCTCTACTTCTCCCTCAGTCCTGCAGCGTCTTCACTTTTAAATGGCGACAgaagcattttttcttttttttttttaaccctgcaTTCCCCTCActtgaccttttgacctctcCGATGGGTCCCGGTGGAGTGTGTCCTTCCAGAGCTGGGCGTCGTGCAATGTTTGACTGTGATGAAGGCACCTTTCTAACATGTGAATAGAATCTATTCCGGTCCAATAAAGGGTCCTTTCCATAAAGCATCAGTCCGTTCTGTTCACCGCAAACATGTCGGCTGCGTATTTCTACGTTGACCCTGTTCGACCTTTTGGGGGAGGAGCCTGATCTTCAGCCGCCTCGCGTCTCCAGCCCGTAAGAAACAATCCTCGGTGCAGTGACCGGCGTGCGGCCTGCAGGCGGCGCTCTGCGGCCTTTAGGCGCCCACTGATCCAACACCTGGAAACATCAGCACCGCGCGGCAGGTTCCTGAGGAGACGTTAAGGTTTAAAGCAACACGGagacgcttttattttaaaaatatacttttaaTACAACAGCtgcatataaatattaaaatatacataaTACAGGTGTACAGTAcactcacacaaaacaaaatattagGCTTCTATTTGTACGGcacttgtatttttttttttgtttgttttgtaactATTTTCTTAAAGGTAACTTACGTTAAagatgtgtgttaatgtgttatCGTGGTTACTAGGTTACGGAGACGGGAAGAAGTATACGTGTTGCTGTACATAATATGTGACGTGACGTTGTGGAATGTTTGCGCTGCATCGCTTCCCATCATGCAACGCGACGACAACCGGGCTGTCGGTTAAAAGCCACGGAGGTTCGTCTCAGCCGCCTCTCGAGtatcatcgtcatcgtcatctGATGAGCGGAGACACACGAGCTGTAAAAACACCAGCAGCTTTGCAGAGAACAACTCGGCTTCCTCCGTCAGGTGAGATCAGACAGCCGAGTGCGGCCATCAATCAATGGACTATCAAGGCCCGCCCCTTTTTTATCAGACGTCCTTCTTCTCTGATCACGCTTGGATTGCGCCACGCTAACGTTAACATAGGAATGTTTGTCATTGTAAAAGAGCATTTGTGGTAAAAATGTGTAAAGACAATAAGGGAAATGCGAGTAAGGAGAAGTGACGGCGTTTCGCTCACGGAGCCGCGTAACGACGATAAATGTTACAGCGTAAAACCGACGACGAGGCGCTAAGTTGACGAACATCGGAACGTGGCAGAATTCAACCGGATCAAAAGCGTGTTTGTCTCTGTACGTAATGAGGCCCACGGAGACAGAAACGAAAAGCTCGTTGACCATTTGCCAAgtccagcccccccccaacTAAACAGCCAATGTGGATCCAGCTTTCACTTTCTCCTCAAAGAGGGGGGGCTGAGGACTGTTTACTTCCCTCTGTCTCCGGCTGACTTTATGCAAAGTCACGCTCCACTAAAGGTGCTCTGGCGCATCGCAGCGCCCCGTCTCAAAAGCCCGGGCCCCtcgaggaggtgaggaggtcaGGGCTCCTCCCCCAgcggagacaggaagtggagctTCTGTCGGAGGGCCGGCGGCGCGTTGCAGAGATTTGGAACGCCGCCCAGACGAGAGCTCATCAAGGCTGGAAACAAAGCTGAGCGGCTTCTGCCTCCATGTTCCTCAATCGGAGGGCGACATTTTGGTTGCCTTGTTtttggctgtgtgtgcgtgtgtgtgtgtgtgtctgtgtgtgtgtgtctgtgtgcgtgtgtgcgtgcagtagTCATGGTGACTCGGCTGCACGTGGGGCTCTGAGCTGCAGGCACTTCACAAGGCGACGCAAACAAACTGCTCATTACAACAGAACataaagtgcccccccccctcttgtgcCCCTACACGTTTGCATTGCTTTATCTTTTCTTACAGTAGCACCACACTCCGTCTCTTCTCCAcctcgggggggcggggggaggtgctTGTTTACCACAGTGCAGTTCAAAAGGGTCTTTGCTCTTTTCGTTTTTTACGTCCGACAACATTTAGAGACCTCGGACACGTCGGTCTGCAGCTTCAGCAAAGACCACAGAAGAAGGGCTGATTTTAGAAATCTGACCGACG
The sequence above is a segment of the Gasterosteus aculeatus chromosome 9, fGasAcu3.hap1.1, whole genome shotgun sequence genome. Coding sequences within it:
- the LOC120815131 gene encoding ectonucleoside triphosphate diphosphohydrolase 7-like isoform X2, with protein sequence MARISSSCLPASWYCSVSLLSVGCAPRQRLLLLLLVASALLLLGTYQRRLWGPAPPRRPGSHINKYLSIAESMEVTDVSDAALNYGVVVDCGSSGSRVFVYYWPPHNGNPHTLLDIRQMRDRDRKPVVKKIKPGISTLATAPTQASDYLHPLLHFAAAHVPRSKHKETPLYILCTAGMRLLPESQQTDILQDLVTDVPLQFNFLFSSSHAEVISGKQEGVYAWIGINFVLGRFDHADEDVTVEVTTGAQNQQPMSRRRTVGIMDMGGASLQIAYEVPSAITFSSPQEEEAGKSVLAEFNLGCDVEHTQHVYRVYVATFLGFGGNMARQRYEDRLLNGTVAKNRFLASQTGLSEEQPYLDPCLPVSAADTVVRDNRTVYLRGRGDWARCQEAVRPFLGLHNGTMSPGGVYQAPINFSNSEFYGFSEFFYCTEDVLRMGGPYDSHKYSRAATDYCLTRWSVLQQRLDNKLFSQQADVSRLKYQCFKSAWMYEVLHSGFRFPPDYQNLKTAQLVHDKEVQWTLGAILFKTRFLPLRDLRQEVLRQNHPSWLRSSFVYNHHLFSLCILVVLLAILLYILRLRRIHQREQRQADTLNLLWAEEGEALLP
- the LOC120815131 gene encoding ectonucleoside triphosphate diphosphohydrolase 7-like isoform X1 — translated: MARISSSCLPASWYCSVSLLSVGCAPRQRLLLLLLVASALLLLGTYQRRLWGPAPPRRPGSHINKYLSIAESMEVTDVSDAALNYGVVVDCGSSGSRVFVYYWPPHNGNPHTLLDIRQMRDRDRKPVVKKIKPGISTLATAPTQASDYLHPLLHFAAAHVPRSKHKETPLYILCTAGMRLLPESQQTDILQDLVTDVPLQFNFLFSSSHAEVISGKQEGVYAWIGINFVLGRFDHADEEDVTVEVTTGAQNQQPMSRRRTVGIMDMGGASLQIAYEVPSAITFSSPQEEEAGKSVLAEFNLGCDVEHTQHVYRVYVATFLGFGGNMARQRYEDRLLNGTVAKNRFLASQTGLSEEQPYLDPCLPVSAADTVVRDNRTVYLRGRGDWARCQEAVRPFLGLHNGTMSPGGVYQAPINFSNSEFYGFSEFFYCTEDVLRMGGPYDSHKYSRAATDYCLTRWSVLQQRLDNKLFSQQADVSRLKYQCFKSAWMYEVLHSGFRFPPDYQNLKTAQLVHDKEVQWTLGAILFKTRFLPLRDLRQEVLRQNHPSWLRSSFVYNHHLFSLCILVVLLAILLYILRLRRIHQREQRQADTLNLLWAEEGEALLP